In the Lepidochelys kempii isolate rLepKem1 chromosome 4, rLepKem1.hap2, whole genome shotgun sequence genome, CCTGTTTTTCCAGATCCAATCTCCGTGGCTGGCTATTCACAGCCTATCCTCATGCTCTTGCATCTGTAGGCCATCCCGCCTCAGTCTCCCCTGTAGCCCACAAGTGAGTTCTTCTCATGCTTTCTTCCTCCACAGCTTGTCAACGGGCTCCAGTGCTGACCCCTCTTGTTCCGCTTCCACGGAGTACAATGGTGGAAGCACCGAGACGGAACTTCCCCGGTACAGGACTTTTCTGCATCTGTAGGAGGCCAGCAGATGgcacagaggaagagaaatagAGTGCAGCTGGAATGCACAGTGTTACCTTCTAGTCTATCATATCACAGCTCTGCAGCCACCACGTGCCCAGACATAAGACACAGAACTTCTGTGGTTCAGCTACCTTGAAGCACTCTTAACGCCTTTctgcatgtgaatagtcccaggACTGAGGCCTAATTCTCTTCTGTCTTATCTGGTTCACTGCACCACGCTAGCTCCCTCACAGTAAAAAATACACCTAATTCCTGTGACAAAGtcgggctgggcagctgcaggagggtCAGGAAAACAGGTGTGTTAGCCCTAGAATGCTCAAGGCCCTTTTTCCTACAAGCTGGGAAGGGGTTACTTCAGGTCAATTAGGGACACCTGAGTCCAGTTAAGGGCtgcctgaaacctgttaaaaCCTCTCTcctggtggggtgagggggggacaGACACAAACTGCTGCAAGGCTGGAGGCAGCTGGGAGATAGGCTTCTCCAGTGTGAGAGACTTGCACTCCTCCCCATAGGGGAGACACCCAAACCCAGCACCTGTTTAGGGGAAGGCCTGACACCCCAGGGCCAGCAACAGGACAACACCTGCCCTAGTGAGGGGCCAGGGAAAGGTATTCCCTTTTTTTGGTGTGTTATAGACTTTGTTTGGCAGAGGAGCACTCCTCAGGCCTGCCCCAAGGCCAACCGGGAAGGTTCTGAGAAACAAACCCCGAAGAGGGAAGACAGACATGCTCCAGAGTGAGGCTGATTTACCCCAGGGCTGGTCCCTGCCAGAGGAGGGAGCGCTAGGTCTAACAAGGCAGAAGGGGTGCCACGCCACATTCCCAATTCTAAATTTGCATATGCTCTTGTGATACTATAACCCCTAATGCCCAGAACATTTACCTCTTAAGAGGAAGGAATCAGAGAAGTCCAggaaagaaacttttaaaaaaaaaaaaaaaaaagagaagaatttgTTTCCGTATACTACAGGACTCTGAACAGAAAATTCCATTGTAAAGGCTAATCTCCTGCAAGTTCCCCTTTTTGGGTGGCAATAAAAAGAAGAGTCATCCAAGCTGCATTCAGTGACCTTGTCTAAGAGAGGCCAAGATGAAGAACCTGGCAGTAGTCCTGGCAATAGCCCTGATGGTAACTGACCTCCCTACACTGACTGGTGAGTAACTTTTCCCCTTAGAACTTCACTCTCTTGTataatttgcttttaaaaggaTGTAATGTTCACCATGAACCTGTCAATAAGCCCTATAAGCCATGACTCTCCTTTTGGCTTGGGCGCTATTCCTACCCCTCGATTAGTAAGACCCTGATTCAGAACGTTGAACTGTGTAGGCAGATTCTCATACCCATGCACGGATCCAGAGAGTTCCGCCTGTCACGCCACGGACAGCTCCATTTCAGTGTGTGGGGGtatgcaggactggagcctatACTTGTATTCCTTTTTACATTACATTGTGTTATAGTGGAATATACAAACCAGTAAATAGAACTATCTACACACACACTATTTATAGTGCTTTATAGTCCAAACCCATGTACAGTACTCCCTGTTTTGCTTTTCTCCTTATAATATCCAAATCAAACATCTTTGAAAATATGAATGCAACACTGCAAATGAGACTGAGCATgctgtattttttaattcaccagTTTTAAATGTTAGTTATAATGAAactatgttagattatgatttctttaaatggctgagaaattaaggacaggaatattcattctattcagcacagtttaagtgtctttttgtaacttaaggttttgcctagagggattctctatgttttgaatctaattaccctgtaagatatttaccatcctgattttacagaggtgattcttttttactttttacttctattaaaatccttcttttcagaaactgaatgctttttcattgttcttaagatccaagggtttgggtctgtggtcacctatgcaaattggtgaggattttttttaccaaaccttccccaggaagtggggtgcaggggttgggagggttttggggggaaagacgtttccaaacaatgctttcctaataaataaacccagataaacgttgggtggtggcagtggaagtccaagggcaaagggtaaaatcgtttgtaccttggggaagttttaacctaagctggtaaaagtaagcttaggaggttttcatgcaggtccccacatctgtacccgagagttcagagcggggaaggaacttaacgcatccaatgaagtgagctgtagctcatgaaggcttatgcccaaataaattggttagtttctaaggtgccacaagtactccttttctttttgtgaatacagactaagacggctgctactctgaaaaatgaaacTATAGTTTGACGTAACTTGGCAAAAGGCTTGTGATTTCTCATATGGGGAGTAAATTAATATTTATCTCTCATGCCTCTTatagtaattcttcctctctacaaCTCTAGGCAGGGAGAGATTATTGGTTCATTTTGGTTCACCAGTACTGCCACATGTTTTTTACCCTCTTGACTGGGTAAAATGAGATTAAGAAGGTTCCACCCAGCCCCTTTAAAATGACACAATTCTGTTTCTGATCAAATTTGTCTTAACCATTTTTTGCTAGTGACTTTGAATAAGAAACTTAATATGACCATTTATTAATTACATGCAGCAGTCTGCAAGTCAGCTGGCAACTCAAATCATTTTACTGGTGAAACAGATGTCAAAACATTCAGTTTTAATATCTACTGTGTAGCATCACCACAGAAACCGTGGCCCTTGATGTTTGGTTTTCTTACCTGGAACTGTAAAGTAAGAGTTGGGGGTTGATATCTGCTACTACTAAAgacaattggagttttgccattgagtcCCATGTGAGCAGGATTGGACCTGTAATGATATTGGAAAAATTAACCTACTGCATGCTAAGCAGGGGTACCTAATTAGTCAAAGAAAATATCAAGGCATCAGTAAAattgaccctgatcctgcaaaaacttaaacacatgcctatCTTTATGCACCGTGAGTCGTAGACTTCATTGAAGTCTATGGCACTGCTAACAGtatgttaagcatgtgcatataCCTTTGTGGGATTGGCACTGTTGACAATACTTTAAATCCCCAAACACtgacctctccttcccctcctttcTTGCAGTTGTCTTTTACACTCTGTCACTTCACTGCAATAACATTGCAAAAGGAATTATTACTATAACAATTATTCTTTTATTATACTTTTTACGGTACCAATCACTTATTTTGTACATAATGGTAGAACTAACGGACTGTGTAAAACAttgggtaaattttcaaaagtgctcatattcaaaagtgacttaagtacTTGAGAGACTAGTTCCCATTGAGTTTCATCTCCTAATTGCCTAATTCGTTAAAAATGTCCCTTAGCTTCTGAAATAAAAACCCTTACtactgaaaattaaaatgaacatttaaagTAATATTACATGAAAGGTTATTATGTCTTGGTTAAACTTAACAAAATTTAACTCAAACGTGGAAAAGTCTATTAGAACAAAACCAATGATTTTTTGGCTGAACCAAAAGgcaaacattttcattataaaaagaatccaactccCTAGAACAGAAGGAAAAAGTTAGAGCCTGTTTATTTTGGGGAGAGCAGGatagtgggtaaaattttcaagagtcCCTTTTTCAGAAGCAGCTTAAGAACTTAGAAGACTAATTTCCACTTAAATAGGtctggtctatacttaaaatttagatcaacctagctacgaAAAACTCACACTCCTGAATGCCATAGTTATGGCAATCTAACCCCCAATGAGATGCGGCTAGGGCAATGGAAAAACGTTTCTGTTGACCTTTCTACTGCCGTTCACAGAGATGGATTACCTATGTTGACGGAAAACCCCGTCGACGTAGGAAGCATCGATGCGATGGCATGATACCAGCATAAttgcagcactgcagctgcaggGTAGATGCCTTTAGGCTCCACATTTCAGTATCTATCTCCAATTTTAACGTTCTTCCAAACTAGTTACCTCCAAAGATATCTCACCTCtgtaaatacagtacagtgtAATAGATGGGCTTGAAGGAAACCTTCACTGCTTCTTCCACCTTTTAACGTCTTTGTCCCCAGTCCTGTAAGTTACTCCCTGCAGGCAGACTCCTGTACCCATGTGGAGTCACTCACAGGATCGGGGCATTTGTTAGTTTACATCTGAACTGAACAGGTCTGATCCTGAAACTGATTGCACGTGGGTCGGCTACTGGGCCTCTGTGAAACCCCGCTGATGTCCATGGAGCTCCATGAGCCCCAGCAGTCCTTCCACACAGCCCTGTAATGGGCATAGAATAAATGTATTATTCCATGGGCATAGAATAAATGTATTATTAATTACTTGTATTGTGGTAGAGTCTAGAAGTCAGGGCaccaatgtgctaggcactgtataagcAAAGAGCTAGATTATgaacttttcagggcagggactaagTTTAAGACTGTAGACAACAGATAAATACAAACAAACCAACCTGCGGCATAAGGAAATGATGAAATGATATTAGTGAGCATGATAAATGGTGCTCATAGCATATGAGTTGCCTAACCATTGTAAAGTGTTCTGCAGGTatcacaaaagagagagagtttgaaGGAGGGCATCAACATACCCTCAATTCCCATTCCGCTTTCCCTCACACAGCTATGGCTCACAGTCAAAAAGACAGTGATGTAAATTCAACAGTTATTTTCATTAGTGTTTATTCGTTTTGAGGCTAGGTTATTTTTGATGTGCTCTCTGTAGTAGCTTAGAATGGGTTTGGGCCTTGGCAATTTTTGGCTAACAGAGACAAATAGATCGTTTTGTTCAACGCTTCCTGTTGCAGGTCTACCAATGGAAAGCCTTCTACTCAACCGGAGATGCAGATGCCGCAAGCAAACCTCAGAGGTTATCAGTGCTTGGAAGATTAGTTTTATTGAGGTGATTCCTCAGGGGATTCAGTGTAGAAGAAAGGAGATTATGTAAGTGGGAACTCCAATGACCCTCAATTTATGCAATTTCTTTTGTCATTCATTTACTGAGTAGTTTGCGTGATCAGTTTTCTATCCAGGGGTTGTTTATACATGTCCTGGCTCAGCTCTTGAGATCCTGCCAGACCTCTTGCAGATTAACTAACAGATTCCACTGAATCTGAGACCTCTATGCAAGAAGAGGCAAGAATTGCCCCTAGCAAGGATGTGATATGCCTCTATTCACTTTAATGGGGTGTGACCTCTGAATCCTCACTGGCCTCGTCTAAACTAAGGAAAggtgcattttaaaatgtgttaggtcttgTTTCTGTGACATCTGCCATCTTGGCCAATGTACCAGATactgaactggggacctccagaggtaAACACATGAgtctctacagcatgagctaaaatgCCAGATTTTGTAGCTAGGGGCCATAATGAACTCGCACTGACCACTGGATTACCTCTACAGACACAAGTTGCACTGGTGTCACTAAAATAGTGTAAGCCTGATTTAGTTGAATCCAGTGCAAGTCTGTGTGTACTTTTACAAGACACACTTATAATCAATTTAAAACTGGTTATACCAGTATGACTTAGCTGTAAATGTACTGAGGTAAGTTAAACTGACGAGCCAAATTTATATCCAGTTATCCACAGAgcggtttgcaccagtttaaaataacgctattttaaactttttttattttatttatttttttattttgaaatgcaaaaaacccagCACCTATCCGCCCCCATAAGGCAAGCCTGCCACAACCACAAAGCAACTCCACAACCCACCCCCAACCTCTTCTCACCCTTGTGTGACTctcattctctctcacacacacatgctgtgCACTCGCAtgttggtgggcagacagctgTTGTAGTTCAATAGTTTTGATCTGTTATCTCAAAGTGCGGAAGTGGGAACGCTGCAGAATCTTTAGCTGGCCACAGAAACTCTTATCAATCGATATCCCAGTGCACTGTGGTGATAATGCAGATCTTTAGActcatgggaaaaaaacaaacaaacaaacccgggagatgaatttatttttctggcaactgtcaaatccatttaaaaaacagCCCCAATCCTGTGAGTTACTCCATGCGGGTACAGGAGTCAAATAACCAACCTCTGCCCTGTGTTCAGGGGACCTGGGGCCCAGCTCCGTAGCTCAGGGGGTGAGGTAACCCTAAATTGCATCTTTAGTTAAACTGGCACAGTGTGGGCCTGGTACACCCTCGAGAGTTATAACAGATACAGCTATTTCAGTTAAGGGGtgtgattttatatatttttttaactgaaatagttTTACCAGTACAAGCCCTCGTATGCGTCAGCCATAGCAGTATAAAGGTGCCTCAGACCAGTATGGGCTATTCCCCTTCCTTGTACAGGAATAGCTAGACCCGTATAAAGCACCTCTACACCAGTATAACCCACCTGGGTAGGCTGTACTTTACCTCTGACTATACAAGTAAAGTTGCACAACTTCATAGACAAGGCCTTGGTGTGTTAGGTCAGGCTTTAGCTACCAAGTTTTAATTAAGTGATCTTTCACATTTAGCAGTGAGAGCGGACAAGTTTTAACACCTTTAAAAAGAGAGGAGACCCCAGGGTTGAAGATGGCCAGCtcacttcccccctccctttttttttttcttaagagaACTTAATTAGAACAGGTTAGCTGCCACACAAGGAACCCACAGATGctttttcctagtctagacaaagtCGGTGTCTCAGGGCTTGCCTGCACAAGAAATGTTTCCAGTTATATCTGAGGAGTTAAACTTCTATAGCCATACTGGGATAACTCCCCGCACAGACACTTTTAATCCAGAATAAGAGTAGCTTTCTCCAGTTTAGTTTGAACTCCTTCCAAAAATTACATAAACTAAACCAGAAAAAGCCGCTCGTATTCCAATTAGTGTCCATGCAGGGAGTTATATCATTAAaacttttaatgttttaaattcaCATTTTAGCTTAATGGTATAAATTTCctgcgtagacaagccctggcgCAAACCCCTCGGTGGACACTATGTTAACTTGATGTAAACATGGCTCTTGTCAGTTTAATATAGGCCATATTTGCACTCAGGAGTAGCCCTGACTGAGCACGCAGGATacctgcccctctgctcccccctaAGTGTTTGTGGCCCCATTGGAACTCAACTTAATTAGTTGCCAGTTAATTCAAGTTAGCTAGCACCTTTGTAAATGCTAATTTAGACACTGCACAAATTTTTGTGGTTTACTGTAGGGCTCTGCCTGGGGTACATCACAGCTGTGTGTGTCCTGGAACAAACATTTGCAGAGAGTATCTAAACTGTCATTTACAGAGGAGTTGGCTAAAATGAGTTAATTGCCAATTGTTACTTGAGTTATAACACAGCCATAAACTCCTCTCGCTACATACCCTAAGTGTAAACAAAGATATTCAGAGATTTGCACCAATTTTGCTAGTCAGGATTTAACCTTGCTTAAAATAAGGTAAACCCTGCTTCGCTGAAAGCCCCTGGCACGTGTTTGTCAACACTTAGGCTATATCTTCACTGCGGAGTGAGCTGGGGTGAATAGCAACTGAGTCAGCCATGCGCAGGTGTAAACAGCCACACTGCGAAATCACACCAAAATCTACTACGTCCTCACtgggcctgtgctccccagtgtgTCGCACAGACCTCTGGGGGCATATCACGTGGTTCCTGTGCAGTAAGAACTGTGTTCTTTGAGCTGCTCTAGGAATCTTTCCtaatgaattgtgggagaacttgtctgtccttctgggcaccgAGAGCGAAATGTGAGAACTTTGAGCGAAATTAAGGACTATCCGTGCTTGAGTGGTTTAGCCTGCACCTTGGCTGCAATGTGGGTGTGTTACTGGCATGAGTGAAGGCAACACCTGAGATttaacccacacccccagccatgcCAGCTAGCCCAGGTTTAGAGCACCACCATCAAACCTGGGTCAGAGCTTTTTGTGTGGACAGCAGGAGGGTTGGGGCAGCAGGCATGTAAGAACCCAAGTTAACTCTGACATGCCCTGAGGGGTCAGCACCGGTGCACTGCACTGAATGCTGAAATTGCCAGTTCCACGCACCCAAACCCAGCTCCCACTTCAACACTGCAGAATTACTCAActgcagtggtggattagccactggccAATGGGACCCGTGCCCGGGGGCCCCGGCCAATTGGGTGGTCCTGGAAAATTGCGTGTCCCCACACCCCGACCTGCTCCGCTGGCGCTCCTGtgccggggagcaggggaagcccctgtGCCCCGATCGCGCTCCCCAGCAGCAGTGCCGGGTAGGCAGGACAAGTCCCCGTTCCCTGGCAGGAGTACCAggtagggtggggggtgggagggattgcaggctaaaggggtggggagggagcccccACTTGGtttggcccagggccccacaaaactgTAATCTGCCTCGGCTCTTCTCGCTAGGTGACCGCCTGGAAGATGTCCCAAGGATTGATATTATGAGACGCTAAAATGACCCCATTATTTTTCAGACTTACCCTGAAGAATAAACAGAGAGCCTGCGTGTATCCCAATGCACCATGGATCCAGATATTGCTTCATAAGCTGATGCAGAGGTACTGTATATGCAGTAGCCAATCGCCACCTTCCAGTGGGCACCTTGAGAA is a window encoding:
- the LOC140909935 gene encoding C-X-C motif chemokine 13-like, with the protein product MKNLAVVLAIALMVTDLPTLTGLPMESLLLNRRCRCRKQTSEVISAWKISFIEVIPQGIQCRRKEIILTLKNKQRACVYPNAPWIQILLHKLMQSNSISAVQVLD